Within the Candidatus Flexicrinis proximus genome, the region CGCCAGCCGCATCGGTGAACAGATTTACGCGGCACTCTCACGGATCGGGCTGCGCGCCTCGGTCGGGATGGCACGCGGCAAATTCACCGCCCACGCCGCCGCCCAGCACGCGCACGGTGTTACCCTGATTCCGCGCGGCGAAGATGCCGCCTTCCTCGATCCGCTGCCAGTCGGACTGCTGGGGCTGGTACGCGAGACGGCCCGCAAACTCGATCTGCTCGGCATCCGCACACTCGGCCAGTTCGCCGCGCTGCCTCGCTCGGCCGTTTCCGCGCAGTTCGGCAGGAAGGGACGGCTGTGGCATCTGCTGGCGACTGGCAAGGACACGCGCCCGGTTGTGCCATTCAGGATGCCGGAGTTCGAGCGCGCCGGTTTCGATTTCGACGGCGCGGTCGAAGACCTGGTCGTCATCGACCACGCGCTCAACCAACTGGCGCTCACGCTTGCTCAGCGGCTCGAATCGCGCTCATCTGCCGCCCACGAGGTCGCACTGACTCTCCACTTCGAACGCGGCGCGACCCGTACCGAGCGCATCCAGCGCGTGCAGCCCTTCGCCGACTGCGCCGAACTGCGCCGGACGCTGTTCGCGCTGCTCGACAAGGCCGGTGTCGACAGTCCAGTCGGCGCGGTAAGTGTCACCCTAAATCGTCTGGCAGCGCTGACGCTGCGCCAGTTGGAGTTGTTTACGCAGAAACCACGAAAGCAGGCCATCCTCGACCTCGCCGCGGCGCTCACGGAACGCTACGGCACGCACTTCTACACGGCGGAGGTGGTTGGCGAGAGTCTGCTGCCGGAGCGGCGCTTCCGCCTGGTCAATCTCCGTAAGGAAGGCGCATCGTGACCCGCCTCCTCCACCCCGTCGAGCGCATCAAAATCGATCTGAATGAGGACGGCGCGCCGATCCACTTCATGTGGCGTGGCCGCAAACATAGCGTGCTGCATGTCGCCAACCGCTGGCGTGCCGATGCCGAGTGGTGGCGGGCGCGGCAGTGGCGCGAGCATTTCAAGCTGATTACCGACACGGGTTTCCTGCTGGTGGTCTATCACGACCTCGGCGCGGACGCCTGGTATGTCCAGCGGATGTATGACTGAGTACGTCGAACTCCACGCCCATTCGTGTTTCAGCCTGCTGGACGGCGCGGCGTTCCCTGAAACGCTGGCGCAGCGCGCCGCAGTATTAGGGATACCGGCGCTGGCACTGACCGACCACGACGCCGTCTACGGCGCGGTGCAGTTCCAGAAGGCGGCGCACGATGCCAGGATCAAGCCGATCCTGGGCGCGGAGCTGACGTTGACCGGCGACCGCCACCTGACGCTGCTGGTACAGGACGCCGCCGGATGGTCGAACCTGTGCGCGCTGATCACGGCTGGGCGCCACAGCGCCGAGAAGGGCGAGTCGCGTCTGAAGCCGGAACTGCTCGCGCAGCACAGCGAAGGGTTGATTGTGCTGTCCGGCTGCCGGAAGAGGTGAAATCGCGGCGGCGCTGCTCTGCGGCGACCACGATACGGCAAAACGCGCCGCCCGCCGTTACCGCGAGCTGTACGGCGACCGCTTCTATATCGAACTGCAGCGCCATCACCTGCCCGACGATCAGCGCTTGACTGCCGACCTGATTGCGTTGGCGCGGGAGCTGTCGCTGCCGGTGGTGGCGACCAATAACGTGCACTATCCGGCGCGTGAGGGACACTGCCTGCAGGACGTGCTGGCCTGTATCCGCCACAACACCACGCTCGACGAGGGAGGCGTATGGCTGCGTCCGAACTCGGAGTATTACCTCAAATCGGCGGCGGAGATGGCGGCACTGTTCACAGATGTGCCGGACGCGCTGACGAATACCGCGCGCATCGCCGGACGCTGTGACTTCGAGCTGGCCTTCGGCTTGCAGGAACTACCGGTTTACCCAACGCCGGACGGCATCAGCGCCGAGAGCATGCTGCGCGGATTGAGCATTGAAGGGATCACGCGGCGCGCGCTGGAAGCGACCGAGCCGATTACACGCCAGCTGGAGCACGAATTGGCGGTCATCACGCGCAGCGGCCTGAGCAACTACTTCCTGATCGTCTGGGATCTGGTGCGCTGGTCGCGCCAGAACGGGATTCTCTGCCAGGGCCGCGGCTCGGCGGCCAATTCGCTGGTCGCCTACCTGCTGATGATCTCGCCAGTCAATCCGCTGGAACACAACCTGGTCTTTGAGCGCTTTCTCAGCGAGGAGCGCCGCTCGACGCCGGACATCGACATCGACTTCGACGCCGAACGCCGCGAGGAGGTGATTCAGTATGTGTATGAGCGCTACGGCCACGCCCACGCGGCGATGGCCTGCACGTTCGTGACGTTCCGGGCACGCTCGGCCATCCGCGACGTGGGCAAGGCGCTCGGTCTGCCGCTCGATATCCTCAACCGCGCCACCCGCGTCATTGACGTCTTCAAAAGCGGGCGTATCGCCGAGTCTGACGGTTTGAGCGACATCATCCCGGCCGCGACGATGGGCGTGCTGGCCGACTTGTGCCAGCAGATCGACGGCTTTCCGCGCCATCTGGGCATCCACAACGGCGGCATGATCCTGACCGGCGCGCCGCTGCATCAGCGCCTGCCGACCGAGCCGGCGACCATGGCCGACCGGTTTGTCGTCCAGTGGGACAAAGACTCTCTGGAAGACGCTGGTATTTGCAAGATCGATATTCTGGGCCTGCGGATGCTCTCGGCAGTCTCCGACGCCTCAAAAATCGCTGGTGTTGACCTCGACCGGCTGACCTTCGACGACGCGACCGTCTACGATATGGTGACGGCAGCCGATACGGTCGGCGTGTTTCAGGTCGAAAGCCGCGCGCAGGCGCAGGTGCTGCCGCGTTTGCGCCCGAAAGAATTCAACGACCTGATTATCTCGATTTCGCTGATCCGCCCCGGTCCGATTCAAGGCAACATGGTCCATCCCTATCTGCGGCGCAGGCTCGGCGAGGAGCCGGTGCAGTATCCGCATCCACGCCTTGAGCCTGCCCTCTCGGAGACGCTCGGCGTCGTCCTGTTTCAGGAGCAGGTTCTAAAAGTCGCGCGCGATCTGGCCGGCTTCACCGGGGGTCAGGGCGAACTGCTGCGGCGGGCGCTGGGCAGCAAGCGTGCCCATGAGCAGATCGAGAAGCTGCACGACGCATTTATCAGCGGCGCAGGAGAATTGGACGTGACCAGCGCGGTTGCCGAGGCGGTTTTCGATGCGCTGCGCAGCTTTGGCGGCTATTCGTTCCCCAAAAGCCACGCGGCGGCCTTTGCCGTGCTGGTCTATCAGTCCGCGTGGCTGAAGCGCTACCATCCGGCGGCATTCACCTGCGCCCTGCTCAATAATCAGCCGATGGGGTTCTGGTCGCCGGCGGTGATCGTCAACGATGCGCGGCGGCACGGCGTGCGCGTGCTGGCGGCCGATCTGCGGCACAGTCAGGCGCGCTGTACGGTCGAGGGTGATGCGGTACGCCTGGGGTTCCGGCAGGTGCGCGGCATCGGCGACGATGCGGCAGATCGGATCGTCGAGGCGCGCGGCGACAGACCGTTCGCCAGCCTGCGCGATTTCTGCCGCCGGGTGCGCATTCCGCGCCGCCTGACCGAAAACCTGATCCTGTCCGGCGCGATGGATACCTTCGACGGACGCGCCGCGAGCAGGTCTGGGCGCTGGCCAATCTGCTCGACGAGCCGGGGATGCTCGATCTGGAGATGCCGGAAGATCCGCTGCGTTTCCCGGCGGCTTCACGCGGCGACATCATGGTCGTCGAGTACGACCTGCTCGGCGTGATGCTGCGCGAGCATCCGCTGGCGCTGTATCGCGACTGGCTGGATGCCCAGGGCGTTTTCAACAGCGCGGAGCTGGTCGATGTACGCGACGGTGAGCAGGTGCGCGTCGCCGGGCTGGCTGTCGTGCATCAGGCGCCGCCGACCGCCAAGGGGCATCACTTCATCACCCTTGAAGACGAGGACGGCTTCCTCAACATTGTCGTGCGGCCGAAGATCTATCCGAAGTACCGCACCGTGCTGCGCACCTCGCCGCTGCTGGTGGTCGAAGGCGAAGTCCAGCGTCAGGGTGAGGTCATCAATGTCGTGATGAGCAACGCGCGGGCATTGGGGGGATAGGCTTGAACTGGAAAATGCGATGAAAACAGATCTATGGTAACCACCCCATCGTTATGTACCACTCAAAATGGAGTCTAGCGTGCCGACGCGGCAAAGAGATCGGGCAGCAATCCGTCGAGCGTCCTGAAATGACGCGACACGTCCTCGATCTCATCGTAGCGAATGCGTATCCTGTCGCCCGGTCCGCTCATCACGCCAGCCCCTTTCTGGGCACTGCACTCTGCACTGCCTCAGTTTATGGGATCGTGGCCGTCGTGTCTTGCAGCGACAGGTAGAGATCGTCGACCTCGTAGCTGCCGCCGGAAATCTTCACTTTGATCGTGACGGTGTACGTCTGATTCTTTAGGGGTACGGTGTTGGAGACGAGACGAAACGTACCTGTACCAGAAATCACCAGTTTCAGCTTGAGTTTCGAACCATCGCCCCCTACAAGGGTCGCCTGAATTGTGCCTGTAGCACCGTGTTTGTTGATACGCGCCGATAACCATGCGTAATTCGCAGTTGCAGCACCCTGTACGAAGACCTGTTTAAAGGAAGTCGCCTGACCTGTATACACCAGTTGGGCCGCGCAAGTACCCGCGTAAACGAGCGGACTTCCCGCGCTGCAAACTCGAGTCGCGCCTACGCCAGCCTGCGTCCAACCAGTAGCGATAGTACCGGCCCAGCCTCGAAACCGGCGTTGGTGACCAGATTGGTCGAAGCGGGAAGGGTTTGCAGCAGCTTGATCGCTTCGCCAACCTGTATGAACTTGTGTGCGAGTCCGTTGCGCGCATCGAGTACGCCGATGCCGGTAGTCTGCAGGGCATCGAGGATCACGTTGACTTCTGCATTTGACCGGACCTGCTTCAGGATCGCCCACGCCCCGGCGACCTGGGCAGCCGCTGCAGAACTGCCGTTATCTTCGAGGATACTGATTCCGCTGCCCGCCGATTGAACATCGACACCTATTGCCAAGAGATCGATCAGGTTCGAACTATTAGAGAAGCTTGCAACGTTACGGGCATCATCCGTCGCGCCGACGGCAATTGCCTCCGCCACACAGGCGGGCGGCCCAACCTTGGTGGTGTTACCCTGGTTACCTGCCGGCACGATCGTCGCGACACCAACGTTAAATAGGTTGCGGATAAGACTGGTCCGGAAGTCCGTACAACCGCCCGGTGAACCCAAAACAGCCTCGTTATACCCAAGTGCCACAGCCGCAAGATTGTAGCTTCCGCAGGTATCGTAGATGCGCTGCAAGGCGAAAATCTGGTCAGCTTCCAACGCAACGATGCAGGGCGTACTCTGCCCAACGCAGTAAGCAGGATTTGTCGATTTCACGTAAACTTGAACGGTGAGAATCTTGGCGCCGAAACCAAGCCCCTTGTAGATCTGACCGGCTGTTGTAAAAGGTGCACCTGCGACAATACCGCTCATGAAGCTGCCATGGTCACGCAGCGGCGTACCAGTACACTTTGAGGAACTCGCCGAACCCAAGTCAGCCTGCGACGGATCCCCGTTTGGACACAGGGAAGTGAGTTGAGCCGCGGGGAAACTCGCAGAGAAACAGAGTTCGCCCGCAATCAATTCGGATAACATTGGGTGTCCCCTGTTAATTCCCGAATCGACGACAGCGACCACTTGATCAAGACCGGTAAAGCCTAAGTTATGGGCCTCGTAGGTATCTGTTGGTCCGAGACTACCTGTCAACGAGGGACGCGAGGGGATGTCTTCAACAATCTCGAGTATTCCAGGCGTGCGCTCCAGTTTGCGCAAGCCGTTCGGATCTACCCATAGGGCGATATAAGGGATCATCCACTGATCACTCTCAGACCTCAGGACGATACCCGTACCACTACCTAGCTGCTGAAGCAGGTTTTGTCTGTATGCCGTGAGGTACTTTCTCTGTCGCTTTGCCTGGTTGGTGTTTAACAGCGACTCCATGGTAGAAGGGACATCTAGTCTGACGATTACCGGCAAATATCCCCGCTGCTCTGCACGAGCGTGCATCTCAGCACTCACAGGAACGGGCATGCGTTGAGCATCAGCGACCATGCCCGGCCCGAAGCCAAGGCGACTAGCGGCAAGATGAGTGACAATAACCGGCGAGAATTAAGCATGATCGATAATCTCCTTGTATACATCGGTAAGCCGGAGCGGATGAGACGCTCGTGTAGCTGGCGAACGACCCCATGATTTGAACGACTCATGGCGACCTCCAATCCGTCCCGCTTGGCGGCTCAGGCAGCGGCAGCACAATAGCGCGACTTGGAGCAGCACTGACAATGAGTTCTACATCATCAAGGTACAGCTTGCCGGAACCCCCAACATGCCGGAAAGAAACCTTGAACTTGCTGGTCGTTTTGAGCAAATAGAACGGTGCCGAGGCAAACCTCGTGTACCCTGCAGACGGGCCATAAGCACGGAGAAGGCAATTCGCGTAGCATCAGTGTGGTAGGCCACGACTTGGGCAAGTACCGTATTCGACGAGCTGCTGACCCAGGCGGAAAGTGTTAGGGCTACCGGCAACTAGTGATGTCGCTCCCAACTTGACCTTCTGCGAAATCTTCGATTTCTCGCCAATACCACCTTTGAACAGAAATGCGCAATCGCCAGTATGAGAGTAGGTCGCCGGCGGCGAAATCGTGTTGCAGGTGCGCTTATCTTTGGTCAGGTTTGCACCATTCCACATCTGAGCCTTGCCTATCTGCCCGGAGTCGGCGGTCTCAAAACCAGTGTTCTGGATGCCCGCACTCTGAAGCATCCGCAGTTCCCGTTAGGCCTACCTGGCTTGACAGCGTCGGCGGCGCGGCTCTATAATGACAAATGTGCGGGTGTAGCTCAGTTGGTAGAGCATTTGCTTCCCAAGCAAAGTGTCACGGGTTCGAGTCCCGTTACCCGCTTCCAGGATCGCCCGTCAACCGGGCGATTTTGCTGCCGCGCGACCTCGCATATTGACGATGTGCGGTCTCACCGCTAGAATGACCCGACTTTGTTCACCACACAGACACCGCGCCGGTCTTAGGCGCGCATGATTTCAGGAGTTCCGCACGTGGCCGAATATACGATTGATGCTCAAAATCGCACCGTTACGGGCAAGAAGGTCGGTGCGCTTCGCCGCGAAGGCATCGTCCCCGCTACCATTTACGGGCCGAAGCAGACGCCGGTAAACATCCAGGTCCCTTACCGTCACCTCGAACTGGCCCTGGCGAAAGCCGGTGGGTCGCACCTGATCGAGCTGTCGACCGGTACCTTCACCCAGACCGTGTTGGTCCGCGATGTCCAGCGCAATCCGATCTCGCGCAAGATCACCCATGTCGACTTTTTCGCGCTCGACATGACCGCCAAGCTCCGCACCAATGTCCCGGTCCACTATATCGGCGAAAGCCCGGCAGTGCTGGCCAAGTTGGGCGTGCTGGTCACCGGCGCCACCGCGCTGCATGTTGAACTGCTCCCCAGCCTGCTCATGGATCACATCGCGGTTGATGTCTCCACACTGAGCGAAGTCGGTGACGCCATCCATGTCGGTGACCTCAAGCTCGCTGCGGGTATCGTGATCCTCAACGATCCCGAAGAACTTCTCGCCCGCGTCACTCAGACCGCGGCTGCCCGCTCGGATGAAGACGAAGCGGCTGAAGAACTCGCCAGCTCGGCTGAGCCGGAAGTCGTCAAGAAGGGCAAGACCGAAGAAGAAGATTTCTAAACCCGGCTTCGAACTCATCCGTTCAGGCCGAATACAACGAAATGAGAAGGAGATGCGTTCGCGTGTCTCCTTTTTTGTTGGCCGCAATGCTAGCGGAAATGTTGCGCCCAGACCGCCGCACGCGTGCTATAATCTACCTGGTTCGCAGTAGGGAGTTTAGTGTCAGTGTCCTCACTGATTGGTCGCAACCTCGGCATCTACGAAATCCGCGATGTGATCGGCCATGGCGGTATGGCGTCCGTCTACCTCGGCTATCGCGCGGATGTTGACCGAACGGTCGCCATCAAAGTGCTGCCACCCCACCCCGGCCTCAACGAGGATGCCAAACACCGCTTCCAGCTTGAGGCGCGCACCATCGCCAATCTCCAGCACCCGCACATTCTGCCGCTTTACGATTACGGCGCCACCGATGACGGCGTCCTCTATCTGGTCATGCCCTATGTCCGCGGCGGGTCGCTCGACCGGATCGTCCGCGACGGCAAACTCCCGCTTGATAAGGTTTTGCGCGTCGTCCGCGAGATCAGCGGCGCCCTCGACTATGCCCACCGCCAGCGCGTCATCCACCGCGACATCAAACCCGCCAATATCCTGCTCGACGGCGAAGGCAACGCCCTGCTGGCCGACTTCGGTATCGTCAAGCTGGCTGGCGGCGATTCGCAGTTGACCGGCACCGGCGTCGTCGGGACACCTGCCTACATGTCGCCGGAACAGGCCCAGGGTTTCGAGCTCACCGCGCGCGCCGACCTCTACTCGTTCGGCGTCGTCATCTACGAACTGCTGACCGGGCAGCTCCCCTTCAGCAGCGACAGCGTCATGAACCTGATGCTGAAGCACATCACCGATCCCGTCCCGGATCTGACCGAAATCATCGCTTCGCTGCCGCGCGGGCTTGATGCGGTGATGAAGAAGGTGCTCGCCAAAGACGCCAACGACCGCTACCCGTCCGGGGCAGCCTTCTTCGAGGCATTTCAGCGCGGCACGCAATCGACCGAAATCGCGGTCGATATGCGCGAGTTGTCGACCGCCAGAGTGGACACGCCGCGCACGGCGTCTGCCCCGGCCCAGGCTCCGACCACGCCCAAGCAGCCCATCCAGATCCAGCTCTCCAAAAACAGCGCGCCCATCACCCTTCCCTTCGATCCCTCCGACCCGAACCGGCCCGGCACCATCGTCATTCAGCCGCCGACTCAGTCGAACAATACGCCGCTTTTTATTGCCCTCGGCGCTGTCACCTTGATCGCCGTCGCAGCGCTTCTGATCGTGCTGCTTGGCCAGGGAAATCGGGGGAGCGAAGTCGACCCGACTCAGGCGGCCGCCACACAGCAGGCGATCCTGGCGCTCACCCCCGAGCCGACCACTATCGCCCGTGTCAACCTTGAGCCGACCTTTGGCCGCGCCAGTTTCAGTTCCAGCACCGACGAGGTGATGGGTGACAGCGTCAACATCCGCGTACAGGATTTCGCCACTGCGCCGAGCGGCACAGCCTACGTCGCCTCGCTGTTCAACACCGTCTCCGGCGACCGCCTGATGCTCGGACGCGTCAATGTAGATGCGGTCGGCAGCGGGGCGCTTGGCTTTGTCGATCCTGAAGGCCGCATTCTGCCGGTCATTTTCAACGCGGTAATCATTTCGCTTGAAGACGATCCGGCTGCGCCGACCTTCACCGATGTCCGCTACAGTTCCGAACTTCCAGTCTCCGTTAACGACTTGATGAAGCAGGTATTTGTCGAATCCGAAAATGGCTATAAAGGCCGCAGCCTGCTCGAAACCGCCCAGTTGGAAGCGCGTTTCGCCGCGCAGCATACCGGCCTCGCCGCCGGAGCCAGCAACCTCACCGGCCGCCGCACCCACAACGAGCACACCATGAACATCATGCTCGGCGGGACGCAGGATTTCGACGGCAACGGCCGTCCATCCAATCCCGGTTTGGGGGTTGGTCTGCTCCCGGCGCTCGACTTGATCGACTCAGCCATCGGCCGGGTCGCTGACGCCCCGGACGCGCCGTTCAGCGTCCAGTCCGAAGCCGAACTGGTGCGCGTCTGTATTCAGAACGTCCGCCAGTGGGCTGACGAAGTGATCAACTATGAACGGTCAATGCTCCTGGCCGAGACCTTCGAAGCGTCCGAAGCGGATGCCCAGGCCTCGACGTTGATCGCGGGCCGTCTGAATCCCGGATTTGATGAGAACGAGAATGGGTCGGTTGACCCTTATGAAGGCGAATGCGGCCTGGATCAGGTCAAGACCTACGGCCTCGTCGTCGCCTCGTTCGACCTATTCGAGGGATCAACCCCCGGCGGCTCCGGGGAATGATGGGCGGCAGACTCCGGATTTGGGCGCTGATCGCGCTGCTGGGTCTGGCTGGTTGCACCGGATCTGTCGCACCGCCTGCCGCCACCCTGACATCCACACCTCGGCCCGACCCGACCGCCCTTCCCACGCCCGATGGCTGGACGCTGGCATCCGCGCCGCTGACGCTGGAGACCGTACCACAGCTTCGCGAGCTGGGCCGCCTCACCGCGCCAGAGCCACCGAGCACCGTCTTCGCCTACGCGCTTTCGCTCGACAACGCGCTGTTGGCTGGCCTGAACAATGAATTTGTGCTCGTATGGGACTTGTTCACTGGCGATCAGCTCTTTGTCGCCGAGCGGCGCGGCGCCAACGCGATACTCTTCGGCCCCGACCGCCAGCAGATTTACACCTTAAGCGACAGCGGCGAACTGCGCGTTTATGATGCCCTGCGCGGCAGCGTCGTCGAAACCCTTGGCGCCTTCGACCAGTACAACGGCGTCTGGGCCTATGACCCGCTTGGCGGTTGGCTGGCTCTGGGCAGTGACGACGGCGCGGTCCAGGTCTGGGACATGCTCGAGCGCATTCCGCTGACTGTCCTGGAATCGATTGACGTGCCGGTCACCGCGCTCGCCTTCAGCCCCGACGGTGCAGCTCTCGCCACCTCCGACCGCAACGGAACCCTTCGCTTCTGGGACTTTCAGAACGGTCAGCAGGGTGTCAGTGCCGATCTGCTGACAACCGTCTCCAAGATCGTCTATGCCCCTTCTGGCAGCGTCCTCGCCATCAACAGCGGCGACGGCGTGCTGGTCATGGATCCGGCGACCGGAAACGTGGTAGCCAGCCTTGCAGAAGAACCGACCGACGGCCTGTTCGAGTTTCTCGGTCAAGCCGACCTGCTGGTCCTTGGCGGAGAGTCAACCGATCTATCCCTCTGGGACCCGTTCACCGGGGCGCTGGCCGCCATTCTGCCTGGCACAAAAGGCGACCGTGTGAGCGCCGCCGGATCGCCGCAGGGCGAGATGCTCCTCGCCTCCAGCCGCGCATCCACCTCGCTCTGGAACATCAGCCGGATTTCAGCCGGCACCGTTCTGCGCGGCAGCATCGGCCTGCCGTCGGCCGATGTCCTGCGCGTCGTCTGGACCGCCGACGGCCTGCAAATTCTGATCTTCGAAGCCCTCGGTCCCGTCCGCGTCTTCGGCATCCCCTGATCGCACAGCGTTAGGCTCTCATCTTTTCTTCATGTTTGAAATAGAACACTTGTGCTATTATACTGAGGTCGGGTTTTCCCACTTTCGCACTACAGCCCTGTATTCTCATCACTTTCGGAGCGTGACCGTGGGTAGCGTCTGTGTTGGATTCACGATGTCGCTCGATGGCTATATCGCCGGGCCAAATGATGACGTGAGCGCGCTCTTTTGTTGGTACTTCGGCGGTGACATGGAGATCCCGGTTCCAGGGTCGCAGATGGTCTTTCGGGTCTCGCCGCCCAGTGTCGAGGTCATCCAATCGATGCTGAGCAGGTTCGGTGCGATGGTGACGGGACGGCGGGACTTCGATGTGTCCGGCGCGTGGGGCGGCCAATCGCCGCTCAATGTTCCGACCTTTATCGTCACGCACTCGCCACCGCACGAATGGGACGGCCCGCACTCGCCGTTTACGTTTGTCACCGACGGTGTCGAAAGTGCTTTAGCGCGGGCCAGGCAGGCTGCTGGGGAAAAGGACATCGCCATCAGCGGCACGACCATCACCCGTCAACTGCTGAATCTGGGACTCGTCGACGAAATTCACATCGATCTCGCGCCGATTCTGCTTGGCGGCGGTATCAAGTTGTTCGATCAGTTGGACATCCAGGTCGGGCTGGAGCGCACGCGCCTGATCGAAGCCGATGGGGTAACTCACCTCACCTTTCGCGTAAATCATTAAAGCGGTTTCAAGGCATTCGGACTTCGGAGCTGTAAGCAGGGTACTTCAAACAAAATACGCGAAGGCACAGCCCTCGCGTCACAAACACTTCATGGAGGTGATACTCAGCAGGTTGTGCCAAGTAGATTACTCGGCAATCGGTTCTTCTTCGCCATCTTCCAGATGCCGCTTGGTGGCATCCCAGA harbors:
- a CDS encoding serine/threonine protein kinase; amino-acid sequence: MSSLIGRNLGIYEIRDVIGHGGMASVYLGYRADVDRTVAIKVLPPHPGLNEDAKHRFQLEARTIANLQHPHILPLYDYGATDDGVLYLVMPYVRGGSLDRIVRDGKLPLDKVLRVVREISGALDYAHRQRVIHRDIKPANILLDGEGNALLADFGIVKLAGGDSQLTGTGVVGTPAYMSPEQAQGFELTARADLYSFGVVIYELLTGQLPFSSDSVMNLMLKHITDPVPDLTEIIASLPRGLDAVMKKVLAKDANDRYPSGAAFFEAFQRGTQSTEIAVDMRELSTARVDTPRTASAPAQAPTTPKQPIQIQLSKNSAPITLPFDPSDPNRPGTIVIQPPTQSNNTPLFIALGAVTLIAVAALLIVLLGQGNRGSEVDPTQAAATQQAILALTPEPTTIARVNLEPTFGRASFSSSTDEVMGDSVNIRVQDFATAPSGTAYVASLFNTVSGDRLMLGRVNVDAVGSGALGFVDPEGRILPVIFNAVIISLEDDPAAPTFTDVRYSSELPVSVNDLMKQVFVESENGYKGRSLLETAQLEARFAAQHTGLAAGASNLTGRRTHNEHTMNIMLGGTQDFDGNGRPSNPGLGVGLLPALDLIDSAIGRVADAPDAPFSVQSEAELVRVCIQNVRQWADEVINYERSMLLAETFEASEADAQASTLIAGRLNPGFDENENGSVDPYEGECGLDQVKTYGLVVASFDLFEGSTPGGSGE
- a CDS encoding 50S ribosomal protein L25, which produces MAEYTIDAQNRTVTGKKVGALRREGIVPATIYGPKQTPVNIQVPYRHLELALAKAGGSHLIELSTGTFTQTVLVRDVQRNPISRKITHVDFFALDMTAKLRTNVPVHYIGESPAVLAKLGVLVTGATALHVELLPSLLMDHIAVDVSTLSEVGDAIHVGDLKLAAGIVILNDPEELLARVTQTAAARSDEDEAAEELASSAEPEVVKKGKTEEEDF
- a CDS encoding PHP domain-containing protein, whose protein sequence is MTEYVELHAHSCFSLLDGAAFPETLAQRAAVLGIPALALTDHDAVYGAVQFQKAAHDARIKPILGAELTLTGDRHLTLLVQDAAGWSNLCALITAGRHSAEKGESRLKPELLAQHSEGLIVLSGCRKR
- a CDS encoding dihydrofolate reductase family protein, which codes for MSLDGYIAGPNDDVSALFCWYFGGDMEIPVPGSQMVFRVSPPSVEVIQSMLSRFGAMVTGRRDFDVSGAWGGQSPLNVPTFIVTHSPPHEWDGPHSPFTFVTDGVESALARARQAAGEKDIAISGTTITRQLLNLGLVDEIHIDLAPILLGGGIKLFDQLDIQVGLERTRLIEADGVTHLTFRVNH
- a CDS encoding DNA polymerase III subunit alpha: MCCPAAGRGEIAAALLCGDHDTAKRAARRYRELYGDRFYIELQRHHLPDDQRLTADLIALARELSLPVVATNNVHYPAREGHCLQDVLACIRHNTTLDEGGVWLRPNSEYYLKSAAEMAALFTDVPDALTNTARIAGRCDFELAFGLQELPVYPTPDGISAESMLRGLSIEGITRRALEATEPITRQLEHELAVITRSGLSNYFLIVWDLVRWSRQNGILCQGRGSAANSLVAYLLMISPVNPLEHNLVFERFLSEERRSTPDIDIDFDAERREEVIQYVYERYGHAHAAMACTFVTFRARSAIRDVGKALGLPLDILNRATRVIDVFKSGRIAESDGLSDIIPAATMGVLADLCQQIDGFPRHLGIHNGGMILTGAPLHQRLPTEPATMADRFVVQWDKDSLEDAGICKIDILGLRMLSAVSDASKIAGVDLDRLTFDDATVYDMVTAADTVGVFQVESRAQAQVLPRLRPKEFNDLIISISLIRPGPIQGNMVHPYLRRRLGEEPVQYPHPRLEPALSETLGVVLFQEQVLKVARDLAGFTGGQGELLRRALGSKRAHEQIEKLHDAFISGAGELDVTSAVAEAVFDALRSFGGYSFPKSHAAAFAVLVYQSAWLKRYHPAAFTCALLNNQPMGFWSPAVIVNDARRHGVRVLAADLRHSQARCTVEGDAVRLGFRQVRGIGDDAADRIVEARGDRPFASLRDFCRRVRIPRRLTENLILSGAMDTFDGRAASRSGRWPICSTSRGCSIWRCRKIRCVSRRLHAATSWSSSTTCSA
- a CDS encoding S8 family serine peptidase, producing the protein MVADAQRMPVPVSAEMHARAEQRGYLPVIVRLDVPSTMESLLNTNQAKRQRKYLTAYRQNLLQQLGSGTGIVLRSESDQWMIPYIALWVDPNGLRKLERTPGILEIVEDIPSRPSLTGSLGPTDTYEAHNLGFTGLDQVVAVVDSGINRGHPMLSELIAGELCFSASFPAAQLTSLCPNGDPSQADLGSASSSKCTGTPLRDHGSFMSGIVAGAPFTTAGQIYKGLGFGAKILTVQVYVKSTNPAYCVGQSTPCIVALEADQIFALQRIYDTCGSYNLAAVALGYNEAVLGSPGGCTDFRTSLIRNLFNVGVATIVPAGNQGNTTKVGPPACVAEAIAVGATDDARNVASFSNSSNLIDLLAIGVDVQSAGSGISILEDNGSSAAAAQVAGAWAILKQVRSNAEVNVILDALQTTGIGVLDARNGLAHKFIQVGEAIKLLQTLPASTNLVTNAGFEAGPVLSLLVGRRLA